Proteins encoded together in one Terriglobus saanensis SP1PR4 window:
- a CDS encoding DEAD/DEAH box helicase — protein MATIAPLLDSDCAQDLAWAHPVVREWFTAKFGTPTEPQIEGWPAIVRGEPTLISAPTGSGKTLAAFLVAIDRLLRAAIDGSLPLTTQVVYVSPLKALSNDVQKNLDQPLREIQQLAMERGYLCAPIRTGVRTGDTLPSERAAMLKHPPHILVTTPESLYLIITSARARENLRHIRTVIVDEIHAIADDKRGAHLALTLERLDALVTGENRLSPGAFLTGLSEAPQRIGLSATQNPIELVADFLTGVDRDRVTATIVQVGQRRVLDLGIEIPNEELGSVCSTSMWTGIFDRIAELCREHKSTLVFVNTRRMVERLCGALGERLGQENVAAHHGSLSRSLRLDAEQRLKAGEIQCLVATASLELGIDIGAVDLVIQLNSTRAVAVAMQRVGRAGHWRGAVPKGRFFATTRDDLMEQAALVQAMRSGSLDRLEVPPHPRDVLMQQIVAACAAEPWEEDALFHVLTRAYPYRNFTRTEFDELITILHQGIESSRGRYGAYLLRDGIAGHLHPRRGARITAIGNGGSIPDSALYSVVLMPEEQVIATLDEHFAVDSGPGDVIQLGNASWRVLAVEKEGRVLVEDAHGAPPSVPFWFGEAPQRTDVLSDFVGNLREAISDRTRNVHHAHVTKQDEDVASTVAWLCEQCAICESAALQLVQYIVAGRAVLGAVPTKNVLIAERFFDEGGGMQLILHAPFGGRINRAWGLALRKRFCRGFNYELQAAATDNGINICLAEQHSFPLADVFHFLTEQTAKELLEQAAIASPIFKTRWRWAANRSLQLLRFIKGKKVPPQVQRTRGEDLLASVFPQAAACFETIVGDIQIPDHPLVREVMQDVLQEAMDLAGLEEILRRIADGTLTCIAVDTPVPSQFAHELLNANQNAFLDEAGLEERRARAVSLRRTIPDAVLGEASRLDPAAIATIREECWPDLRDEHELHDLLFSAIAVPIALFAGDDARAYRTEAARHWPEFFERLARSGRAVQLRLGTAENAQEFWVAAERLPLADLLWPEVSAEAVTGREDALRLVTQGWLQLLGPVTSRSLAETLSLDAVDLFTQMVAIEAQGLVLRGIYEHTATEVNEEIEWCERRILQRIHRLTLGTLRKQIQAVTPAEFYRWLLRWQHVAPQTQLAGEESLLEALSQLEGFEAPAIEWERSILPARVHDYDPRALDQLCLSGAVGWGRISPHPAWGVGNGTAPRRVIPTNMAPITFFLRDTADWLPRALSQKSIDEVKLAQALSPEANRVRYLLAERGACFASDIQRLATLTKQQTQTALWELATAGLASSDGFDQLRCFMDPKRRQSATAAPANAAKRTTRSTAGRWSLFTEEFHTPLSITEAAREEEASVAASARMLLCRYGVVFRDLLDRETNVPRWRELVAMLRRLEARGEVRGGRFVSGFSGEQYALPEAVDSLRASRQLTSDPAITLAASDPMHLIGVVVPGDRATAIAGRKVVVCGTGLIQSEDVGPANMPDAEVVPVLSNRTVPGTAHLFA, from the coding sequence ATGGCTACCATCGCTCCGCTTCTCGACTCCGATTGCGCGCAGGACCTCGCATGGGCGCATCCGGTAGTGCGCGAGTGGTTTACGGCGAAGTTTGGAACGCCCACGGAGCCGCAGATCGAAGGCTGGCCCGCCATCGTGCGGGGCGAACCTACCCTGATCTCCGCACCAACCGGTAGCGGAAAAACGCTGGCCGCCTTTCTGGTCGCAATTGACCGGTTGCTCCGGGCAGCCATCGATGGCAGCCTGCCCCTCACGACGCAGGTGGTCTATGTCTCGCCGCTCAAGGCGCTCTCCAACGACGTGCAGAAGAATCTCGACCAGCCGTTGCGGGAGATTCAGCAACTCGCGATGGAACGTGGCTATCTCTGCGCGCCGATCCGTACAGGCGTCCGCACCGGAGACACGCTGCCGAGCGAACGCGCGGCGATGCTCAAACATCCGCCGCATATTCTCGTCACCACACCGGAATCTCTCTATCTGATCATCACTTCGGCGCGTGCGCGGGAAAACCTCCGCCACATCCGAACCGTCATCGTCGACGAGATCCACGCGATAGCAGACGATAAGCGCGGAGCCCATCTGGCCCTGACGCTGGAGCGCCTGGACGCCCTGGTGACAGGCGAAAACCGCTTATCGCCCGGTGCTTTCCTCACTGGCCTCTCCGAGGCCCCGCAACGCATTGGCCTCAGCGCAACGCAAAACCCTATCGAACTGGTGGCAGACTTTCTCACCGGCGTGGATCGCGACCGCGTCACAGCAACCATCGTGCAAGTGGGCCAACGGCGCGTGCTCGATCTCGGCATCGAGATTCCGAATGAAGAGCTTGGTTCGGTCTGCAGCACGTCCATGTGGACAGGGATCTTTGATCGCATCGCGGAGCTCTGCCGCGAACACAAATCCACGCTCGTCTTCGTCAATACGCGACGGATGGTGGAGCGGCTCTGCGGTGCTCTGGGCGAACGTCTCGGGCAGGAAAACGTCGCGGCGCATCACGGATCGCTCTCGCGCAGCCTGCGCCTCGACGCGGAACAGCGGCTGAAGGCAGGCGAGATCCAGTGTCTCGTCGCCACGGCGTCGCTGGAACTGGGTATCGACATCGGTGCGGTCGACCTCGTCATCCAACTCAACAGCACGCGGGCCGTTGCGGTCGCCATGCAGCGCGTCGGGCGAGCAGGGCATTGGCGCGGCGCTGTACCCAAGGGGCGATTCTTCGCCACCACGCGCGACGACCTCATGGAGCAGGCGGCGCTGGTGCAGGCGATGCGTTCGGGATCGCTGGACAGACTCGAAGTGCCGCCACATCCGCGCGATGTCCTCATGCAGCAGATCGTCGCAGCCTGCGCTGCGGAGCCATGGGAAGAAGACGCGCTCTTTCATGTGCTCACGCGGGCCTATCCCTACCGCAACTTCACGCGCACCGAGTTCGACGAACTCATCACCATCCTGCATCAGGGCATCGAAAGCTCACGCGGCCGCTACGGCGCCTATCTCCTGCGCGACGGCATCGCCGGGCATCTGCATCCACGCCGAGGCGCACGCATCACCGCCATCGGCAACGGCGGCAGCATTCCGGACTCCGCATTGTACTCCGTGGTGCTCATGCCGGAGGAACAGGTCATCGCCACGTTGGACGAGCACTTCGCGGTGGACTCCGGCCCCGGCGACGTGATCCAGTTGGGCAATGCGAGCTGGCGTGTCCTCGCGGTGGAGAAAGAAGGCCGCGTCCTCGTAGAGGATGCGCACGGCGCTCCGCCCAGCGTTCCGTTCTGGTTTGGCGAAGCGCCCCAGCGTACAGATGTGCTCTCAGACTTCGTAGGAAACCTCCGCGAGGCCATCTCCGACCGCACGCGGAACGTGCATCATGCGCACGTCACAAAGCAGGATGAAGACGTAGCCAGCACGGTCGCGTGGTTGTGCGAGCAGTGCGCCATCTGCGAATCCGCGGCGCTGCAGCTCGTGCAGTACATCGTGGCTGGCCGCGCGGTGCTGGGCGCCGTGCCGACGAAGAACGTGTTGATCGCAGAACGCTTCTTCGATGAAGGCGGAGGCATGCAGCTCATCCTGCACGCACCCTTTGGCGGACGCATCAACCGCGCGTGGGGTCTGGCGCTCAGAAAGCGCTTCTGCCGCGGCTTCAACTACGAGTTGCAGGCGGCGGCAACGGACAACGGCATCAACATCTGTTTGGCAGAGCAGCACAGCTTCCCTCTGGCCGACGTCTTCCACTTCCTCACTGAGCAGACGGCGAAGGAACTGCTGGAACAGGCCGCGATTGCCTCGCCCATCTTCAAAACGCGCTGGCGCTGGGCCGCCAACCGGTCGCTGCAACTCCTGCGCTTCATCAAGGGCAAGAAGGTCCCGCCCCAGGTCCAGAGAACGCGCGGTGAAGATCTCCTGGCGAGCGTCTTTCCGCAGGCGGCGGCCTGTTTCGAGACCATCGTCGGGGACATCCAGATCCCCGACCATCCCCTCGTCCGCGAGGTCATGCAGGACGTTCTACAGGAGGCGATGGACCTTGCAGGCCTGGAAGAGATCCTGCGACGGATCGCGGATGGAACGCTTACCTGCATTGCCGTCGATACGCCCGTTCCATCGCAGTTTGCGCATGAACTTCTGAATGCGAACCAGAACGCCTTCCTCGATGAGGCCGGTCTGGAAGAGCGTCGCGCACGCGCCGTCTCGCTGCGCCGAACGATTCCTGACGCCGTCCTGGGTGAAGCCTCGCGCCTCGACCCCGCAGCCATTGCCACGATCCGCGAAGAGTGCTGGCCCGATCTCCGTGACGAGCATGAGCTCCACGACCTGCTCTTCTCCGCGATAGCCGTGCCCATCGCGCTCTTTGCCGGGGACGACGCGCGTGCCTATCGCACAGAGGCCGCACGCCACTGGCCCGAGTTCTTCGAACGCCTCGCCCGCTCTGGCCGCGCCGTGCAGCTTCGACTCGGCACCGCAGAGAACGCACAGGAGTTCTGGGTTGCGGCGGAACGCCTTCCGCTGGCCGATCTGCTGTGGCCTGAAGTATCCGCCGAAGCTGTCACAGGGCGCGAAGATGCTCTGCGCCTCGTCACGCAAGGCTGGCTCCAGCTTCTCGGGCCCGTCACCTCGCGCAGCCTCGCCGAAACGCTCTCCCTCGACGCCGTCGATCTGTTCACGCAGATGGTTGCCATCGAGGCGCAGGGGCTTGTGCTGCGTGGCATCTACGAGCACACCGCCACAGAGGTCAACGAAGAGATTGAATGGTGCGAGCGGCGCATTCTGCAGCGCATCCATCGGCTCACGCTGGGGACGCTGCGGAAGCAGATTCAGGCCGTCACGCCCGCGGAGTTTTACCGCTGGCTCCTGCGCTGGCAACACGTCGCTCCGCAGACGCAGCTTGCCGGAGAAGAAAGCCTTCTCGAAGCTCTATCGCAGCTCGAAGGCTTCGAAGCTCCCGCCATCGAATGGGAACGGTCGATCCTTCCCGCCCGTGTGCACGACTACGACCCCCGTGCCCTGGACCAGCTCTGCCTCTCCGGGGCAGTCGGTTGGGGACGCATCTCTCCGCATCCGGCATGGGGCGTGGGCAACGGCACCGCGCCGCGCCGCGTGATCCCGACCAATATGGCACCCATTACCTTCTTCCTTCGCGACACGGCCGACTGGCTTCCCCGCGCCCTGTCGCAGAAGTCCATCGACGAGGTCAAGCTGGCACAGGCGCTTTCTCCGGAGGCCAACCGCGTTCGATACCTCCTCGCAGAGCGCGGAGCCTGCTTTGCCTCCGACATTCAGCGCCTCGCTACGCTCACCAAGCAGCAGACGCAGACTGCACTCTGGGAGCTGGCGACGGCAGGCCTCGCGTCAAGCGATGGCTTCGACCAGCTCCGCTGTTTCATGGATCCGAAGCGCCGTCAGAGCGCCACCGCCGCACCCGCCAACGCTGCCAAACGCACCACGCGATCCACGGCGGGGCGATGGTCGCTCTTTACCGAAGAGTTCCACACACCACTCTCCATCACCGAGGCCGCGCGCGAAGAAGAGGCCAGCGTCGCCGCTTCCGCGCGCATGCTGCTCTGCCGCTACGGCGTCGTCTTTCGCGACCTGCTGGACCGGGAGACGAACGTTCCCCGCTGGCGTGAGCTCGTCGCGATGTTGCGCAGACTGGAAGCTCGCGGCGAGGTGCGCGGCGGTCGCTTCGTCTCAGGCTTCTCCGGTGAGCAGTACGCCCTTCCCGAAGCCGTCGACTCGCTTCGTGCCTCGCGCCAGCTCACATCCGATCCTGCGATCACGCTGGCCGCCTCTGACCCCATGCACCTAATCGGTGTGGTCGTCCCCGGCGATCGCGCAACCGCGATTGCGGGAAGGAAAGTTGTGGTCTGCGGCACGGGCTTGATTCAGAGCGAGGATGTCGGGCCTGCAAATATGCCGGATGCCGAGGTCGTCCCCGTTCTATCGAATAGGACTGTGCCCGGAACGGCGCATCTCTTTGCGTAG
- a CDS encoding TonB-dependent receptor: protein MRKLLTCFICSLLLFLGSVMYSQSVDTAILGTATDPSGAVVAGATVTVTSVTTGITKVGTTGSEGQYSIRYLTPGKYNVEITAPGFSSAERKGVDLALAQQAKVDFKVAIGASTQVVEVESTMPLLQSESAALGATIDTDRTANLPLNGRKFNDLAVLTPGVTVNNPDNHSSSTAGSAVGANGGRNRWGQIDVDGITMLNNRQAYVNSYPSVDAIEEFRVQTGNYSAQYGFSAGTNIGVQLKSGGNSFHGSAFEFIRNNAVDARNYFTRAPQKKNVLKQNQFGGTIGGPIFRDKTFFFFSYEGLRSIAEVPGTANVLTQAQRNGDFSALLTQATPVQLKNPFGGFYAGNIIPVNAVSQALINQYVPLPNSTSGQNYAGSSIGNEKVDQEIVRLDHRFNDRNQIFVHYIHTYRDFPNSDLNRNFTFTGTYPMHNAALQYLHIFTPSLVNELRMGVNLEHVKQLSTRTNTSFTIASLGITGFKVGGPSGRDLTSSEQGFPLLNISGFLGMGDDKAASNLDYSRTFQLADNLTWTRGRHTLLFGGDFRKAEDNATTNNTPFGSESFTGDITGNAAADYMLGYPKTSITPEGVPITAARQWRTAEYFQDNWRATDKLTLNLGVRYEIYAPPYDTNNVSRTLDFSTPTPTLTPAPGQRLDGIWQITHKDIAPRLGFAYSMTPKTVIRGGYGMTYFGGQFDNINILQLNPPTAGSLTIINPATNPVATISTPVPASLYPNPPFFNVTTVPPDRKRPDVNVQTYNLTVSQQFGKSVLDVSYVGVKGSHLDTSLQYFNSPQPGGVGAVQARRPYPTFARIRALDFTGASNYSALQAHFEHRLTSQLNVTVVYSYSHQLDNQGADVNSGGCSCQNVRAPHEYASGTTDQRHNLVIGYVWHMPKFTQNRALGTAINGWSLNGLVLLNSGSPLNVTQSTDAQNDDNSWQRPNMVQGVSPYATTKTSTNWFNSAAYALSTATFGTTPRNSLVGPGTKTVNAAVMKDFAMPYNESHKLQARFEAFNALNTPQFSNPGTSFGSSSFGQISSTKINNRELQAAVKYIF from the coding sequence ATGCGCAAGCTTCTCACTTGTTTTATTTGCTCGCTCCTTCTTTTTTTGGGCTCGGTGATGTACAGCCAGAGCGTTGATACTGCGATCCTTGGAACCGCCACCGATCCGTCGGGCGCGGTGGTCGCAGGCGCAACCGTCACTGTCACCTCGGTGACCACAGGCATTACCAAGGTCGGGACTACCGGCTCTGAAGGCCAATACTCGATCCGCTATCTCACTCCCGGCAAATACAACGTCGAGATCACAGCGCCTGGATTTAGTTCTGCAGAGCGTAAGGGAGTAGATCTTGCCCTCGCCCAGCAGGCCAAGGTGGACTTCAAGGTCGCCATTGGTGCTTCCACGCAGGTGGTCGAAGTCGAAAGCACCATGCCTCTTCTCCAGAGTGAAAGCGCGGCGCTTGGTGCGACGATCGATACCGATCGAACCGCCAATCTCCCTCTCAATGGGCGCAAGTTCAACGATCTAGCCGTTCTGACTCCCGGCGTGACCGTCAACAACCCGGATAATCATTCCTCCAGCACGGCAGGATCTGCTGTCGGCGCAAACGGCGGACGCAATCGCTGGGGCCAGATCGACGTAGACGGCATCACGATGCTGAATAATCGTCAGGCGTATGTAAACTCTTATCCTTCCGTCGACGCAATTGAAGAGTTCCGCGTGCAGACTGGCAATTACTCTGCACAGTACGGCTTTTCGGCTGGAACCAATATCGGTGTGCAGCTCAAGTCGGGCGGAAACAGCTTCCACGGCAGCGCCTTCGAGTTTATCCGCAATAACGCCGTCGATGCACGCAACTACTTCACCAGAGCACCGCAGAAAAAGAATGTCCTGAAGCAGAACCAGTTTGGTGGAACGATTGGCGGGCCGATCTTCCGCGATAAGACCTTCTTCTTCTTCAGCTACGAAGGTCTCCGTTCCATCGCAGAAGTACCGGGGACAGCCAATGTGCTCACACAGGCGCAGCGGAATGGCGACTTTTCCGCACTGCTTACCCAGGCGACACCAGTCCAGCTCAAAAATCCCTTCGGCGGATTCTATGCCGGAAACATTATCCCGGTGAATGCGGTCTCGCAGGCGCTCATCAACCAATATGTTCCCTTGCCGAACTCGACCTCCGGACAGAACTACGCGGGATCGAGCATCGGAAACGAAAAGGTTGACCAGGAGATCGTTCGCCTGGATCACCGCTTCAATGATCGGAACCAGATCTTTGTTCACTACATCCACACGTATCGCGACTTTCCCAACTCTGACTTGAATCGCAACTTCACCTTCACCGGCACGTATCCCATGCACAACGCAGCGCTCCAGTACCTGCATATCTTCACACCAAGCCTGGTGAACGAGCTGCGCATGGGCGTCAACCTGGAGCACGTGAAGCAGCTCAGCACACGCACCAACACCAGCTTTACGATCGCTTCGCTGGGCATTACCGGCTTCAAAGTCGGTGGCCCCAGCGGCCGCGATCTTACCTCCAGCGAACAGGGTTTCCCCCTGCTGAACATCTCCGGCTTCCTCGGCATGGGCGATGACAAGGCAGCGTCGAACCTTGATTACAGCCGTACCTTTCAGCTTGCAGATAACCTCACCTGGACCCGCGGACGTCACACGCTGCTCTTCGGTGGAGACTTCCGCAAGGCAGAAGACAACGCCACGACCAACAACACACCCTTCGGTTCGGAGAGCTTTACCGGAGACATCACGGGCAATGCCGCTGCGGATTACATGCTCGGCTACCCCAAGACCTCCATCACCCCCGAAGGCGTGCCCATCACGGCAGCTCGCCAGTGGCGCACCGCCGAGTACTTCCAGGACAACTGGCGCGCAACCGACAAACTCACTCTCAACCTTGGCGTGCGTTATGAGATTTACGCGCCACCGTACGACACCAACAACGTCTCCCGTACGCTGGACTTCAGCACACCCACACCGACGCTCACACCAGCTCCGGGACAGCGTTTGGATGGTATCTGGCAGATCACGCACAAGGACATTGCACCGCGTCTCGGCTTTGCCTACAGCATGACGCCGAAGACGGTGATCCGCGGCGGTTATGGCATGACCTACTTCGGTGGTCAGTTCGACAACATCAATATCCTGCAGTTGAACCCTCCGACCGCGGGAAGTTTGACCATCATCAATCCGGCCACCAATCCTGTTGCGACAATCTCTACGCCTGTTCCTGCGTCGCTCTATCCCAACCCTCCCTTCTTCAATGTCACCACGGTTCCTCCGGATCGCAAGCGTCCCGATGTAAACGTGCAGACGTACAATCTCACGGTTTCGCAACAGTTCGGCAAGAGCGTTCTTGACGTCAGCTACGTCGGCGTAAAGGGATCCCATCTGGACACCAGCCTGCAGTACTTCAACTCGCCACAGCCTGGCGGCGTCGGAGCTGTTCAGGCACGTCGCCCGTACCCCACCTTTGCCCGTATTCGCGCGTTGGATTTCACGGGCGCTTCAAACTACAGCGCTCTGCAGGCGCACTTCGAGCACCGCCTGACGAGCCAACTCAACGTCACCGTGGTTTACTCCTACTCTCACCAGTTGGATAACCAGGGTGCCGACGTCAACAGCGGTGGTTGCTCCTGCCAGAACGTTCGTGCTCCGCATGAATACGCCAGCGGAACAACAGACCAGCGCCATAACCTGGTCATCGGTTATGTCTGGCATATGCCGAAGTTCACGCAGAATCGCGCTCTTGGTACGGCCATCAACGGATGGTCGCTCAACGGTTTGGTCCTGCTCAACAGCGGCAGCCCGCTGAATGTAACGCAGAGCACGGATGCTCAGAACGATGACAACTCCTGGCAGCGTCCCAACATGGTGCAGGGCGTGAGTCCTTATGCCACGACGAAGACATCGACGAACTGGTTCAACTCTGCGGCCTACGCGCTCAGCACGGCGACCTTCGGAACAACACCGCGTAACAGCCTCGTAGGTCCTGGAACCAAGACGGTCAACGCTGCGGTGATGAAGGACTTTGCCATGCCGTACAACGAAAGCCACAAACTGCAGGCGCGCTTTGAGGCCTTCAATGCCCTGAACACACCGCAGTTCTCCAACCCGGGTACGAGCTTTGGCTCCAGTAGCTTCGGTCAGATCTCTTCTACGAAGATCAACAACCGTGAACTGCAGGCCGCGGTGAAGTACATCTTCTAA
- a CDS encoding tetratricopeptide repeat protein, with product MKLHSILPLFLVALPLAAQVSSSSSSSTPTETRRVEAAGSAITLDTSEALFDIAAGLNACGYDADLEHSLPVRAEIRREMDETLGNSGPARASRDALCTYVNSHKLNGALNLAQYVSLALYTTQPPELTAAVGEAEMPPDSLQVINVLPLLRTFSEQMDLHVLWIKHRTEYEAAVSRVHDPLTKMILSANIYLRQPVSSYDGRRFVILLEPLLSPSATNARIYGADQFVVTSPSTENTPLDPGGVHMDEVRHSYLHYEIEPLVYARAASTERLLPLLKSVQDAPLEYIYKTDIVALVAECLIKAVEARTIDVGFPQPKKPVNPKSRQEIDHYNLDIIDYEKRAEIVRRGLVKTDMRQGWILVQYLYEKLTQMDSAGISLKEDIGEMVYGMDVQHEVNVAKQIQFFAEGSHELLSRGRGPRGPQPKLAGLDLAEQKLFLRDAPAAQALAKAELEKDPKSGRAMYILARVDLLQRDPEAAVDHLHAVVSLSKDPHTVAWAHVYLGRLYDTLPDREQAVAEYKAALATHDAHTDTHTAAEDGLKKPFATPKIDANAPAADDDKEPLDPTGKKQKEAYQPTPH from the coding sequence TTGAAACTGCATTCCATCCTTCCGCTTTTCCTCGTCGCGCTGCCTCTGGCCGCGCAGGTATCTTCCAGCAGCTCCAGCAGCACACCCACCGAAACCCGGCGCGTCGAAGCTGCCGGTTCGGCCATTACGCTGGATACCTCTGAAGCCCTCTTCGATATCGCTGCCGGCCTGAATGCTTGTGGCTATGACGCCGACCTGGAGCACTCTCTTCCGGTGCGGGCCGAAATCCGCCGCGAAATGGATGAGACGCTGGGAAACTCGGGCCCCGCCCGCGCCAGCCGCGACGCCCTCTGCACCTATGTGAACTCGCATAAGCTAAATGGCGCGTTGAACCTTGCCCAGTACGTCTCGCTGGCGCTGTACACAACGCAGCCACCAGAGCTGACTGCAGCAGTCGGCGAAGCAGAGATGCCGCCCGACTCGCTTCAGGTCATCAACGTTCTGCCGCTGCTGCGTACCTTCTCCGAACAGATGGATCTGCACGTGCTCTGGATCAAACATCGCACGGAGTATGAGGCGGCTGTGTCCCGCGTGCACGATCCCCTGACGAAGATGATCCTGTCCGCGAATATCTACCTCCGGCAGCCCGTGTCGAGCTACGATGGTCGGCGCTTTGTCATTCTGCTGGAGCCGTTGCTCTCCCCGTCCGCGACCAACGCGCGCATCTACGGAGCCGATCAATTCGTAGTGACCTCCCCTTCAACCGAGAACACGCCTCTCGATCCGGGCGGAGTTCACATGGACGAGGTCCGTCACAGCTATCTGCACTATGAGATTGAGCCTCTCGTCTATGCGCGCGCCGCATCGACAGAGCGGTTGCTGCCTCTGCTGAAGAGCGTGCAGGACGCACCGCTCGAATATATCTACAAGACCGATATCGTAGCGCTCGTGGCCGAATGTCTGATCAAGGCGGTGGAGGCACGGACGATCGATGTTGGCTTCCCCCAGCCGAAGAAGCCGGTCAACCCGAAGTCGCGCCAGGAGATCGACCACTACAACCTGGACATCATCGACTACGAGAAGCGGGCGGAGATCGTTCGCCGTGGTCTCGTCAAAACCGACATGCGGCAGGGCTGGATCCTGGTGCAGTATCTGTACGAGAAGCTGACGCAGATGGACTCCGCAGGTATTTCTTTGAAAGAAGACATCGGCGAAATGGTCTATGGCATGGACGTGCAGCACGAGGTCAATGTCGCCAAACAGATTCAGTTCTTCGCCGAGGGCTCGCATGAGTTGTTGAGCCGTGGTCGCGGTCCCAGAGGCCCGCAGCCAAAGCTCGCTGGCCTCGATCTCGCGGAGCAGAAGCTCTTCCTGCGCGACGCACCCGCCGCCCAGGCACTGGCCAAAGCCGAATTGGAGAAAGACCCAAAATCCGGACGGGCGATGTACATCCTTGCGCGTGTCGACCTCTTGCAACGCGATCCCGAAGCGGCGGTCGACCATCTGCACGCGGTCGTTTCGCTTTCGAAAGACCCGCACACCGTGGCCTGGGCGCACGTCTATCTCGGACGTTTATATGACACGCTGCCCGACCGCGAGCAGGCAGTCGCCGAGTACAAGGCTGCGCTCGCAACGCACGACGCGCACACCGACACGCATACCGCGGCTGAGGACGGCTTGAAAAAGCCCTTCGCCACGCCAAAGATCGATGCGAACGCACCTGCCGCCGATGACGATAAGGAACCACTGGATCCAACCGGGAAAAAACAAAAAGAGGCCTACCAACCCACTCCGCACTAA
- a CDS encoding anti-sigma factor family protein produces MNDICTPIRERFSFYLDGDVNGLEMQQISAHLDTCPNCRKEFAEWKSMQRALMAVRSAPLPENLAVRLRVALSHERSDAQRTLLQCFVDRWELYRDNTLRPFGVQAAVATVAVVLLVFTFSLLGAVAAPSSVEANDTPLTGFSAPRYMYSVQGSAADIEVAPDRPLLVEAQVNAQGRVYDYKVISGPHDTDTESRLRNQMVHAVFEPAHVFGLPVRGRVLLTYAGISVHA; encoded by the coding sequence ATGAACGATATCTGCACACCGATTCGCGAACGTTTCTCCTTTTATCTGGATGGCGATGTCAACGGCCTCGAGATGCAGCAGATTAGCGCCCACCTGGATACCTGCCCGAACTGCCGTAAGGAGTTCGCGGAGTGGAAGTCGATGCAGCGGGCCCTGATGGCCGTGCGCTCTGCTCCTCTTCCCGAAAATCTGGCGGTTCGGCTGCGGGTTGCGCTTTCGCACGAGCGTTCCGATGCGCAGCGAACCCTGCTTCAGTGTTTTGTGGATCGTTGGGAACTCTACCGCGACAATACCCTGCGCCCCTTTGGCGTCCAGGCAGCAGTTGCCACTGTGGCGGTGGTGCTTCTGGTCTTCACCTTCAGTCTGCTGGGTGCCGTTGCCGCGCCTTCCTCGGTCGAAGCGAACGACACCCCGCTGACGGGTTTCTCCGCTCCGCGCTACATGTACTCCGTGCAGGGCTCAGCGGCGGATATCGAGGTCGCTCCCGACCGTCCTCTGCTGGTCGAAGCGCAGGTCAATGCGCAGGGACGCGTCTACGACTACAAGGTGATCTCCGGTCCGCACGATACGGACACCGAATCGCGTCTGCGGAACCAGATGGTGCATGCCGTCTTCGAGCCGGCGCATGTCTTTGGATTGCCTGTGCGCGGGCGGGTCCTGTTGACGTACGCTGGAATCTCAGTCCACGCTTAA
- a CDS encoding sigma-70 family RNA polymerase sigma factor: MSEVASAVGLRAEDAELVRELQAGSEHAFDLLIAQYHAPLYSLIARSLQNPTDAADITQEVFIKVFRSIGGFHGDSSLKTWIYRIALHEASNQRRWWTRHRKQEVTIDIDTSSQDEDTETFSLRDSLADQRDSPFECASQAETRARVEEALREVPEAFRSVLILREIEGMQYDEIAEILNLNMGTVKSRLLRGRATLREALLRQQKETMR; the protein is encoded by the coding sequence ATGAGCGAGGTTGCAAGCGCGGTAGGGTTGCGGGCGGAAGATGCCGAACTCGTGCGCGAACTGCAGGCCGGCTCCGAGCATGCCTTCGACCTCTTGATTGCCCAGTACCACGCGCCGCTGTATTCGCTGATTGCGCGCAGTCTGCAAAACCCCACCGACGCCGCAGACATTACTCAGGAAGTTTTCATCAAGGTCTTTCGATCGATCGGAGGGTTCCACGGCGACTCCTCCCTGAAGACCTGGATCTACCGCATCGCCCTGCACGAGGCCTCCAACCAGCGCCGCTGGTGGACACGGCACCGCAAACAGGAAGTCACCATCGATATCGACACCTCGTCGCAGGATGAAGATACAGAGACCTTTTCTCTGCGGGATTCGCTGGCCGATCAGCGTGATTCCCCCTTTGAGTGCGCCAGCCAGGCCGAGACGCGAGCGCGTGTGGAAGAGGCGCTGCGAGAGGTTCCAGAGGCATTTCGGTCCGTTCTGATTCTGCGTGAGATCGAAGGCATGCAGTACGACGAAATTGCAGAGATTTTGAACTTGAACATGGGCACGGTGAAGAGCCGTTTACTCCGGGGGCGCGCGACACTGCGGGAAGCCCTGTTACGTCAGCAAAAGGAGACGATGCGATGA
- a CDS encoding YXWGXW repeat-containing protein gives MKFQSLWKTLAVGVLSFGMAAAVAEAQVYVHIGPPRPIVERRPPPPRPGYVWRAGYHRWDGGRYVWVPGEYLAPPRPHAHYYQGAWVHDGHGYRWRDGYWR, from the coding sequence ATGAAATTTCAAAGCCTCTGGAAGACTCTGGCAGTTGGCGTTCTCAGTTTCGGTATGGCTGCGGCTGTGGCCGAAGCCCAGGTCTACGTGCACATCGGGCCGCCACGGCCCATCGTGGAGCGACGTCCTCCTCCCCCCCGGCCGGGCTATGTATGGCGGGCGGGATACCACCGCTGGGATGGCGGTCGCTATGTCTGGGTACCGGGCGAATATCTCGCTCCCCCGCGTCCGCACGCACATTACTACCAGGGCGCGTGGGTCCACGATGGACATGGTTATCGCTGGCGTGATGGTTATTGGCGCTAA